One stretch of Harmonia axyridis chromosome 1, icHarAxyr1.1, whole genome shotgun sequence DNA includes these proteins:
- the LOC123676162 gene encoding poly [ADP-ribose] polymerase tankyrase-2-like produces the protein MATSFLSSEFIPSMNMSWIESPQDEPLHEAVRLNDETTVLHLLQNGANPNQTNDMNYTPVHEAVKYGREELLKHLVKFGGDINRIGGDGYLPLQMVPLSKHPNFMNAVLDCKPDLNKKDVFGTPTLIYYVREHPSRLQDILKLLEYGSDPNLTDRSGCNSLHHLANNWSISKSALARALISYGIDVDAVTPDSNLSALQFAYNRNNNSRLMHILLVNGATLRTDWGKMKPFDWKAAYNVAVIFTHGIMRGLDYSVIKKVVNLRSFSGDELPLYNKCERQLKKMKVKRIRGQPLTYYEFLMLSKEDCSKLIVDDDLRKEITKTVVIFPQFSDFFLDKLYAGVQWRQDNKKAADFLSSLFILPLEVSEHILSFFSNDDLAYLHRRLRIL, from the coding sequence ATGGCGACATCATTTCTGAGCTCTGAGTTCATTCCATCAATGAATATGTCATGGATCGAATCCCCTCAGGATGAGCCCCTGCATGAGGCAGTCCGTCTAAACGACGAAACCACCGTCTTGCATCTTCTACAGAATGGAGCCAACCCCAACCAGACGAACGACATGAACTACACTCCAGTGCACGAAGCAGTCAAATACGGTCGCGAGGAACTGTTGAAGCACCTAGTCAAATTTGGAGGGGACATCAACAGGATAGGAGGCGATGGTTACCTTCCCCTCCAAATGGTACCCTTGTCCAAACACCCTAATTTTATGAACGCAGTCTTAGACTGCAAACCCGATCTCAACAAAAAAGACGTTTTCGGTACTCCCACTCTTATCTACTACGTCAGGGAGCATCCAAGCAGGCTCCAGGACATACTGAAGCTACTTGAATACGGCAGTGATCCCAACCTAACGGATAGATCAGGATGTAACAGCCTCCACCACTTGGCCAATAATTGGTCGATCAGCAAATCTGCATTGGCCAGGGCACTCATCAGTTACGGTATTGATGTGGATGCCGTGACTCCTGACAGCAATTTGTCAGCCTTGCAGTTTGCTTACAACCGAAACAACAACTCGCGGTTGATGCACATCTTGCTGGTAAACGGAGCTACCCTAAGAACTGACTGGGGTAAGATGAAACCCTTCGATTGGAAGGCTGCGTACAACGTTGCAGTCATCTTTACTCACGGTATTATGAGAGGATTGGACTACTCTGTAATAAAGAAAGTGGTAAACTTGCGTTCATTCTCTGGTGATGAGCTGCCACTCTACAATAAATGCGAAAGGCAGCTGAAGAAGATGAAGGTCAAGCGTATAAGGGGTCAGCCTTTAACCTACTATGAGTTCTTGATGTTGAGCAAGGAGGATTGCAGCAAGTTGATCGTAGATGATGATTTACGCAAAGAAATCACAAAGACTGTTGTCATATTTCcgcaattttctgatttttttctggaTAAGCTGTATGCTGGGGTCCAATGGCGCCAAGATAATAAGAAAGCAGCCGATTTCCTCAGTTCTTTGTTCATATTACCCTTGGAAGTTTCTGAGCATATACTCAGTTTTTTTAGCAACGATGATTTGGCTTATTTACATAGACGTTTGAGAATCTTGTGA